The genomic segment GGGTGCCCATAATTCCAGTAAAGGgattaaaacaaaagggaaaggaaaacggacagaaaaaagaaaagaaaaaacttgagaGACACGCGTGTAATTTACACGAACACCAAGGATTTAAAAGAGTCTATCTCAAACAATCACTCGGTCCCACATAAGGGAATCAACCAATCACAAGCAAGACAATACACACTAACATCAACTCCACCATCATCCAATAACTCTCTGGTCATATAAAACTGAAATCTCTCTCCTTCTCCCTCTCTCATTTCATTTTCCCATTGCAAAGAATCTCCGGTCAAGAATAATAACAAGGAGGATCTCTCAGGTACTCCGCGTTCTATCTCTGATCACATGCAACTGTACTATggtatttttaagttttgattgattgaaaGATCTGGTGTGAATTTACAGGGAGATTTTGTTGAGTGATGGCATCGAAACGGATCTTGAAAGAACTCAAGGATCTCCAGAAAGACCCTCCTACTTCTTGCAGCGCAGGTTCAAATCGAGATCTAATCGCTTTTTATTtctgggttttggttttggttttcattTGTGTAAGAAAGGAGCTGACTTTATAAgcaaatgttttgatttttggaatttatggaaagatttagtgttttttcttcTGATAAAATAAGGTCTCATAAGTTTTTGTTTACATGTATGATGTATcctggttttgaaacaaaaaaggttatttatttttcgAGAGTtgtgatagtttggttattttgtttaaatggTGTTTTAGCTTGACGAAATCGGTCTATATGTTTGTGCTAATAAGATAAGGATGTTCTAAGCTCTATACCTATATACCGAGCAATATGAATCATGGACCATTgtcgtcttctttttttttggtcgaGCCTCAATCTGCAGTGTTTCTTCTActgtttcctttaattttttatggcaCTAAATCTTGTTAAATctcaaaattaaagaatttttctTTCGGGACCTATGATAATTCTTCGTTCGAAATGTATGGAGTAGCTATAAGGGCAAGTAAAAAGCTCTGCCCACAAGCGTAATAGtcatttttttccattctatTGGAAAACTTCTGATTGGAAACGCACATCAATTCTTTTTATGTTGCGAACACTGCACTTCTATCTGcttcttttgcttttctttttttctggtttATTATGAATAACTTCCAAACCGATGTTTTTTTGCTAGTTTTAGAACAAAATTGTTCTTATTTTCTCTGCTTTGGTTGATATGCATCTTCAGGCCCTGTTGCTGAAGACATGTTCCATTGGCAAGCTACGATTATGGGTCCTCCTGATAGTCCGTATGCAGGAGGAGTCTTTCTAGTCACAATTCATTTTCCTCCAGACTATCCATTTAAACCTCCCAAGGTACTTGATTCACTTTAACAATGTCGTCATCACATAGCTTATTCATTTGTTCTTCCCTAGTTTGTCATTTCCTTTCAACACTACCATCATTTGATTAGACACTCCAAATAATGGTACTTTCAGATTTTGGGTATATTGCATGAACATTTTACCTGAGTCATTAAGAAAGATGGCAggattttgttttccttctagGAAAACATAACTGGAGTTCATCTTGAAATGTTATGTGTAAGCTGATACGCCTGTCGCTGAAGCACTCTGCATAGACATCATACCCAACTTAAAACTGGTGGTTATGGTTTAGAGTTGTGACTGCAATTGCATTGACTGGTGCTCTTTGGTTGTTGGGAACATTCATAGCTAAAATGTATTCATGCGGACCTCAAGAATACCATTTTGTGGAATTTCTGCTTATCGGTTCCATAAGATTCAAACTGTGGATTTATGAAGAGCATCTGCTGGCATCAAAACAAGGGTTTAGTTTGAAGGATTTTTCTCTTGTCTGCCCCAACCAAACTGCTGCCTTTCCTTTGGAGATGAGTATTTTCTTTTCACTGAGGCCCATAGTGAAACCAGTGCCAAAACAGATAATAGGAGCTCGAGAACTTCTGCCTGGAGAGAGAGTCATGTCCACAGTCTGGAACATGTTCtagatttctaaaataattgttattggaagatttttattcttttttttattgggaattCAAGGTAGATATCATTCTTGTTAGTCCTAATGTCTGTGAGCAGTACTCAATGCAGACGAATAGAAGGATACTATTATATCCCTTTGAAGAGCAAACAATCAGTGCATTTGTGGGCACTTTGTGCTTCACCTCATCAAATTTGGAATCTCCTGGTATCAAATTCTAATAACCAGCGAGAGGTTTCTCATTCTTCTTTGATCTGTCTTTGAAATGGCTTCATTGGTTATCATCGTTTGGTTTTACATTTGAGAAGCTTTCATAAAATGGGtgagtttcttttcttataGTTCTATTTTACTCACTGTGTTGCTGTTCTCTTGGATGTTCTTGCAGGTTGCATTCAGGACAAAGGTCTTTCATCCGAATATCAACAGCAACGGTAGCATTTGCCTTGATATCTTGAAAGAGCAGTGGAGCCCTGCCCTTACCATATCCAAGGTTGTTATTTTGCAGATAGGCTGTCTGATATAATATTGCCTAACACTTTTGTGCCTAAAAAAAGATATACTGAGCAAAATAAGGAAAAATACACTTCTGAGTTTTGCTGCGTTTTACTTGCTTGTGTTTATGTTTTATTGTCACGTCCTATATAAATGCaccatcagaaaataatttatgtagTCATGAAATTGATCACATGCTACAAAGTCTGCTGTTAGACTCCAAGCTATTTGAGGTCTCATTcgtgattcttttttttctttaaatgttaTCTAGAGTGCAGAGGAGTGATATAGTCATTTGATTTGCATGAGAGTCTGAAcacattataaaaattttaaaattttgaggcCTTGTTTCAAGTTTCCAAGCTTTCCATGTTTGGTGAGCACtaagaaactactttccaggaAAGTAGTTTACCAATACAAGCAAAAATAACCCTTTCCCacaaggaaagtgtttttctcgTTTTAATtccggaaaacactttccttgtCTTTACACACATAACACCTTACACAAATCTCACTTTCCATGTTTTCTtactaaaaaaacccaaatatctAACTCTCAAGCAATAATATTAACTAATTTggctttttcattaatttttttaaaaatattttgaggttttaaaaatgaaatttacttaaaaaaatattatatttaaaatatttatattatatgtatatttatattttataaaataagctatatataaatatatgatataataaaCTCTTTTCCCCCCATAATTAtactttttatatcttatttttttattgtaagtggTCAGATAGTTACATTCAATgctatagatatatatattagataaacttcaaaaaaaaaattaaaatatttattagttattttccagcttatttttcatggcaTAGCCaattctaacttatttttcatggcaCTGctaaatatcagaaaataatctGCATTCTAGGAATTCATTTTCTATAAGAAACTACTTTCTAGCAAACAAACCTAGATGTAAG from the Populus nigra chromosome 1, ddPopNigr1.1, whole genome shotgun sequence genome contains:
- the LOC133678554 gene encoding ubiquitin-conjugating enzyme E2-17 kDa-like — translated: MASKRILKELKDLQKDPPTSCSAGPVAEDMFHWQATIMGPPDSPYAGGVFLVTIHFPPDYPFKPPKVAFRTKVFHPNINSNGSICLDILKEQWSPALTISKVLLSICSLLTDPNPDDPLVPEIAHMYKTDRSKYETTARSWTQKYAMG